Proteins encoded by one window of Streptomyces sp. LX-29:
- a CDS encoding family 2B encapsulin nanocompartment shell protein produces MTTSVEPAGEPQLSLGTSAARNLATTTKSAPQMQGISSRWLLRVLPWVQVSAGTYRVNRRLTYTVGDGRVEFITTGPDVRVIPPELAELPLLRGFEDHGVLEDLADRFIQRQYAPGDVLAEAGRPANEVLLIAHGKVDKLSPGEYDEAHSLGVLADGDYVGDESLTGPERVWEYTVKAVTRTTVLALSRDAFQELADRSGVLRSHIEGVERRPEPPRNRRGEADITITSGHAGEPLLPGTFVDYELAPREYELSVAQTVLRVHTRVTDLYNDPMSQLQQQLRLTIEALRERQEHEMVNNTEFGLLHNADLKQRVYTRSGPPTPDDLDELLARRRKTRFLLAHPRAIAAFGRECNKRGVYPQGMDFMGASVRAWRGVPLLPCNKIPISETGTSSILAMRTGEEDQGVVGLHQTGIPDEVEPSLNVRFMGISERAVTSYLVSAYYSAAILVPDALGVLEGVEIGR; encoded by the coding sequence ATGACGACGTCCGTGGAGCCCGCCGGCGAGCCGCAGCTGAGCCTCGGTACCTCGGCAGCGCGCAATCTCGCCACAACGACCAAGTCCGCTCCGCAGATGCAGGGCATCTCCTCCCGGTGGCTGCTGCGGGTGCTGCCCTGGGTGCAGGTCTCGGCCGGTACGTACCGGGTGAACCGCCGGTTGACCTACACGGTCGGGGACGGGCGGGTGGAGTTCATCACCACCGGCCCGGACGTCCGGGTCATCCCGCCGGAGCTGGCCGAACTCCCGCTGCTGCGGGGCTTCGAGGACCACGGTGTGCTGGAGGACCTCGCCGACCGGTTCATCCAGCGCCAGTACGCGCCGGGCGATGTGCTCGCCGAGGCCGGACGACCGGCCAACGAGGTGCTCCTGATCGCCCACGGCAAGGTCGACAAGCTCAGCCCCGGGGAGTACGACGAGGCGCACTCGCTGGGCGTGCTCGCGGACGGGGACTACGTCGGGGACGAGTCGCTGACCGGGCCGGAGCGGGTGTGGGAGTACACCGTCAAGGCCGTCACCCGCACCACCGTGCTGGCGCTGTCCCGGGATGCCTTCCAGGAGCTGGCCGACCGCTCCGGGGTGCTGCGCTCCCACATCGAGGGCGTGGAGCGACGACCGGAGCCGCCGCGGAACCGGCGCGGCGAGGCCGACATCACCATCACCTCCGGCCATGCCGGAGAGCCGCTGCTGCCCGGCACCTTCGTGGACTACGAACTGGCCCCCCGGGAGTACGAGCTGAGTGTGGCGCAGACCGTACTGCGGGTCCACACCCGCGTCACCGACCTCTACAACGACCCCATGAGCCAGCTGCAACAGCAGCTGCGGCTGACCATCGAGGCGCTACGGGAGCGCCAGGAGCACGAGATGGTCAACAACACCGAGTTCGGGCTGCTGCACAACGCCGACCTCAAGCAGCGCGTCTACACCCGCAGCGGCCCGCCCACCCCCGACGACCTCGACGAGCTGCTGGCCCGGCGCCGCAAGACGCGCTTCCTCCTGGCGCACCCCCGCGCGATCGCCGCCTTCGGCCGGGAGTGCAACAAGCGGGGCGTCTACCCGCAGGGGATGGACTTCATGGGGGCGTCGGTGCGGGCCTGGCGCGGCGTTCCGCTGCTGCCCTGCAACAAGATCCCGATCAGCGAGACCGGCACCAGCTCCATCCTGGCGATGCGCACCGGCGAGGAGGACCAGGGCGTGGTCGGGCTGCACCAGACCGGCATCCCGGACGAGGTCGAGCCGAGTCTGAACGTGCGCTTCATGGGCATCAGCGAGCGGGCGGTGACGTCCTATCTGGTCTCCGCCTACTACTCGGCGGCGATCCTGGTGCCGGACGCGCTCGGTGTGCTGGAGGGGGTCGAGATCGGCCGCTGA